A DNA window from Maribellus comscasis contains the following coding sequences:
- a CDS encoding TetR/AcrR family transcriptional regulator has protein sequence MINESPKYSDIIITARKLFWKHGISRVSIEEICREANVSKMTFYRFFSNKVELGKTIIDNIMDESIEKYRSLMKQDIPFEEKIRKQLLLKFEGTKEISAEFVKDIYSNKKLGLHLHWQKRADEFTKEVRYDYIKAQNEGFIRKDLNLDFMFYFSSKSTDLLTDPQLLKMYDNMQDLIMEYANLFFFGVFPRHNEKSKP, from the coding sequence ATGATTAACGAGAGTCCAAAATATTCAGATATTATTATCACAGCCCGTAAACTTTTCTGGAAACATGGAATCAGCAGAGTAAGCATCGAAGAAATATGCAGAGAGGCGAATGTAAGCAAAATGACTTTCTACCGTTTTTTCTCCAACAAAGTTGAATTGGGAAAAACCATCATTGATAACATCATGGATGAGTCAATTGAAAAATACAGAAGTCTGATGAAACAAGATATTCCCTTCGAAGAAAAAATAAGGAAACAATTGCTTCTAAAATTTGAAGGAACCAAAGAAATCAGTGCTGAATTTGTTAAGGATATTTATTCAAATAAAAAACTGGGCCTTCATCTTCACTGGCAAAAGCGTGCCGATGAATTTACTAAAGAAGTACGATATGATTATATAAAAGCTCAGAATGAAGGTTTTATAAGAAAAGACCTGAACCTGGATTTTATGTTTTATTTCAGCTCTAAGTCAACCGACCTGTTGACTGATCCGCAACTATTAAAAATGTATGACAACATGCAGGATTTGATTATGGAATATGCCAACTTGTTTTTTTTCGGAGTATTTCCGCGACACAATGAAAAAAGTAAGCCTTAA